A DNA window from Campylobacter lari contains the following coding sequences:
- the ruvX gene encoding Holliday junction resolvase RuvX: MNTLALDIGLKRIGVALCINKSMAMPFEAIIRKNRNQAANEVKKYIKDYDVNTLVVGIPLGGSSEDEMRKRIEHFISLLDFDKEVFFVDESFSSKNAQELGVVNLKKKDGKLDSLAAYLFLKDFYGLA, encoded by the coding sequence ATGAATACTTTAGCGTTAGATATAGGTTTAAAGCGTATTGGTGTTGCTTTGTGTATTAATAAAAGCATGGCCATGCCGTTTGAAGCTATCATTAGAAAAAACCGCAATCAAGCAGCAAATGAGGTAAAAAAATACATTAAAGACTATGATGTAAATACTTTGGTGGTAGGAATTCCTTTGGGCGGATCTAGTGAAGACGAAATGCGAAAAAGAATAGAGCATTTCATATCTTTACTTGATTTTGATAAAGAAGTTTTTTTTGTTGATGAGAGTTTTAGCTCTAAAAACGCACAAGAGCTTGGTGTAGTGAATTTAAAGAAAAAAGATGGCAAACTTGATTCTTTAGCTGCATATTTATT